The Cycloclasticus sp. genomic sequence CATAAGCATGCGTTTCAGCAGGCGTTCTGTGCGCAGAAGTTATTCTAACTTCATAGGGTATTTCCAGCCCCTTCAGCACATCAAGCGTACTTTGCATGACAGGAAAGTCTGAGTCTGAGCCCATTAATACAGCGACAAATATTTTTTTATTTTGCATAATAATTTTGTGTTATTCCGGTTTAGCTATTTCTTCACAAGGCGTCACGTAGGAGCACTCTTGCTGTGGACATACTTTTTCAGTGCCACGTCGTTTCGTTGTTTTTATCGTCAAAATGGGCCAGTTACAACTCGGACAAGGCTCATTAATCGGTTCATTCCACAAAGCATATTTACACTTAGGATAGTTTGAACAAGAGTAAAATATTTTCCCTTTCCGAGATTTACGTTCGAGTATCGTGCCTTTTTTACAATCAGGACAAACCACATTAGTATCTTTTGGTTTCTCTAACGGCTCCATGTGCTTACAATCCGGATACGAGCTACAGCCAATGAATTTGCCATAACGACCGGTACGAATAATAAGGTTTGATTCACACTTAGGGCAACTTCTCCCCTCAACCACCTCGGGCTCTGCAGCCGCCGCATCCTCATTAAGGTTGCGCGTATAGCCACATTCAGGGTAATCGGTACAACCAATAAAGCGACCATTCCTACCTAAACGAATGGATAACTGCTTGCCGCATTCTGGACACTTCTCGTCCAACGCTTCTTGCGTGACGTCACTGCGCTGAACGCTGACTTCTTTATCGTCAATCAAAGTTTTGAATGGCTGCCAAAACATTCTCATCAATGGCAGCCAGTTTTTTTCACCCCTAGAAACAGCATCAAGGTCATCTTCCAATTTAGCCGTGAAATCGTAATCCACGTAATTGGTAAAATGCTGCGTTAAAAATTTATTAACGATTCGACCAACATCCGTGGGGTAAAAACGTTTCGTCTCTAGCTCAACGTAATCACGGTTTTGCAAGGTTGAAATAATAGACGCATACGTTGAAGGGCGGCCAATACCGTGTTCTTCAAGCGCCTTAACCAAACTGGCTTCACCGTAGCGTGGTGGTGGCTCGGTAAAGTGTTGATTCGGCGTTACGTCCAATAGGTCAATCAACTCGCCTTCTTTCATTGGCGGCAATAAGTTTTCCTTATTATCGTCGTCAGCTTTACTGTCGTCTTTACCTTCGAGATACACCGACATAAAGCCCGGCTTATTAACGGTTGAACCCGTCGCACGAAACACATGACCTTTACCACACGTTAGATCTGCGCTAACGCCGTCAATCAACGCGTTAACCATTTGGCTGGCCACTGTTCTTTTCCAGATCAACAAATAAAGCTTATATTGATCGTTCGATAACGAACCGCGAATTTCTTCAGGTATGCGCGCTGCTGAACTCGGACGTATCGCCTCGTGAGCTTCTTGTGCGTTTTTTGACTTTGTTTTGTAAACAGGTGCCGTTTTAGGTACGTTCTCTTTACCGTATCGGGTTTGAATAAGCTCACGAATCTCCGCAACTGCTTCTTCCGCCAAGTTCACCGAGTCCGTTCTCATGTAGGTAATCAAACCTGCAGACTCAGAGCCAATAGTCACCCCTTCATACAATTGCTGGGCAATTTGCATCGTCTTTTTAGTGGTAAACCCTAACTTTCTTGCCGCTTCTTGTTGAAGTGTAGAGGTTGTAAAGGGTGCCGCCGGGTTACGCCTACGTTGCTTCTTTTGTAGCTTCTTAACCAGCAGTTTACCCGCCGCAACGCTAACAATATCGTCTTTTATTTTATTCGCAAACTTGGCATTCTCAACGCTAAACTGGGTCAGTTTCTTTTCTTCAAAATGCGTTAACTTGGCTTTAAACGGTTGATCCGCCGCTTTCACTGCCGCTTCGATGCTCCAGTATTCGCGATTTTTAAACGCTTCTATTTCTAGTTCACGCTCTACAATCAGTCGTAAGGCAGGGCTTTGTACACGTCCTGCGGATAAACCACGGCGTATTTTTTTCCACAATAAAGGCGACAGGTTGAAGCCAACCAAATAATCTAATGCTCGCCTTGCTTGTTGAGCATCCACCATATCCATTGACAACTCGCGTGGTTCTTGTATCGCTTTTTGAATAGATTTTTTGGTGATTTCATGAAAAACAACACGATAAACAGGCTTGTCTTTTAGTAGCTTTTTCTCTTTTAGTAATTCAGACACATGCCAAGAAATTGCCTCACCCTCTCTATCTGGATCAGTCGCGAGATAGAGTTCGTCGGCTTTTTTCATTGCCTTAGCAATGGCCTGTACGTGGCGCTGATTCCTTTCGACTAAGGAATATTTCATCGCAAAATCATTCTCAGGATCAACTGCGCCTTCTTTCGGCACCAAATCCCTGACGTGCCCATATGACGCCAAAACGGTAAAGCCTTTTCCTAAGTACTTCTCAATGGTCTTGGCTTTCGCCGGTGATTCAACAATAACAAGAGCTGACATATTTGCGCCTAATGAAGTTCGAATGGAATGTCGCCATACACTAGCTCTTCCATTTGTGAGTAGTGCCCTTCCATACCAGATTGACTAAATAACACCATCAATGCCACCCACTTCACGTGGTCTACTGTCAGTATCGCATCGCCTAACGCCATCGCTCTATCTATAATCAGCTCACGGCGAGTCATGTCTATGATGCCTGCCTGCTCTAAAAACAAGAGAAAGCCTTGAGCATCGACATCAAATCGTACACGTTCTTCAGTGGAATAAATCCTGATTGAGCTTTGGCCGGCATAATGTTCAACCACTGCTGAGGGCTGAAGCGTTAACTCATCCATCCAGTCAAAGGCTCGGTCAACATAATTTTCTGTAAACCCTGCTTCCAATAACTCTTTTTTTAACGCACCTTGCTCGATTGCTTTTTCATCGCCCACGTCGATGTAATGCTCAAATAGGTACACGAGTACTTCAAAAATAGTTTCTTTCATTTCTTTCAATTTTATCTCTACTTATTCGGCTGAACACCGATAGAAAAGGCCACCAGGCGCAGATGATACTAAACCTTGCAGCTCTAATACTAGTAACATAGACGAAATTTCTTCTGCTGTAAAATCAGTTTCCGCTATCAGTTCATCCACAGAGGTGGGGTCAAAGGCAATTTTTTCAAGTAAAACAACGTAATCACCTTCCACAGGCGAAATATTTAACGCGGGTTTTGCTCGTTGCGCATCACTCTCACCAACAGCAATGGATGAGAGGTGGCCTAGCTCCTCAAGAACATCGTCAGCTGTTTCAATTAATTTAGCACCCTGCCGAATCAAGTGATGGCAGCCTTTTGCTAACGGGTTATGAATAGAGCCCGGAATGGCGAAGACCTCTCGACCCTGCTCCATAGCATGCTTTGCCGTCACCAATGTTCCACTCTTTATCGCCGCCTCCACCACTAAAACGCCTAAACTTAGGCCACTGATAATGCGGTTCCGTCGAGGGAAGTACCCCGGCTTTGGTTGCGTGCCAATCGGAAATTCCGATACGATTGCACCTGTCTTAATAATCTCTTCTGCCAACGGTTTATGGCTTGCAGGATACACCCTATCCAAACCGGTAGCGGCCACTGCAATTGTATAGCCATTACCTTCTAAAGCACCTTTGTGCGCCGCTTGGTCAACACCTAACGCCAGCCCACTTGTTACGGTTAGACCAAAATTCGCGAAACTTTTTGCAAAGGCTTGCGTTGTTTTAAGCGCCATTGGCGACGGGTTTCTTGTGCCCACCATCGCTATTTGTAAGGAACCTAGAAGAGACCGGTCTCCGCGTATAAATAAAACCGGCGGCGGGTCTGCAATCTCTTTTAAGAGCACCGGATAGTCGTCATCGTGCCAACACATCAAGTGACAGCTTTCGCGCTCTAACCACTTTAAATCCGGCTCTATTTTGCGGTAATCGAAGTTTTTTATCTGCTCAGCGATAGTCGCCGACAAACCCGCCTGCCTTAGCTCGGCGGTGGACGCGGAAAAAATGCTCTCCGGCGAAGCAAACAGCTCAAGTAAGGCTAAGTATCTTTTTGCGCCAATTCCTTTAACTCGCCATAAAGCAAGCCAAGCACGAGCATCTGAACGAGAAAGGCCTGACGATGTACAAACACCATCAGGCCCATTAATATCAGCCAATGTTAAGGCGTATGAACTACATCATGGCGATGTATTACTCGGCTACTCTGCATAACAAGGCCGTAACTCACACGATCAAAAACACGAAAAACCATAAGCGCACCTGCTTTTTCATCTGGCAAGGTCACTTCTTCACCGCCGCCGGCAATAACATCTCTTACGGTTTCGCCTGCACGATCAACTTGTAGCACATGTCCTACTTCGACACCATCCTGTTCACCACGATCAATCACAACCACATCATATTGCGCTACTTGAGACACTCCATCAACCACCCCAACAATTCGACCTTTAATATCGCTGTCTGGTGCGCGGGGGAAATAGTTTTGCACGATAGGCCCTATTATAGCTGGCAACAAACGGTCCCCTTTACGTACTTCACGCGTTGATTTTGACAACATAACCGTCGCTGGGTCACCTTTCAACTTAACGGCTGATTCTGCTATATAGACGGATTCAAAACCTAGAGACTCGCCCGTTTCACCATCTAAATATTCTTCGCCTTGACGCACCACAACGTACCCATCGGCAATGCCGTTTTGGAAAGACCTAACGTAAGCTTTATAACCTGGGCTACCCAAGATATGTCCGTCATCAAACGCAACCACGTAAGGCGCAGAATCATATTCTTCTTGCGTCATCACCCTTGGGTTATTCAAAAATGCATTAATCGCATCGATGGGTATTGCAGGAATGGCATCACCTAAACTAGAGCGTCGAATAGACGGCGACAACTTTCCATTGCCTCTTTTCAAGGTCAACCTTGGCACGCCATCAATAAAAGACAACTCAATAATATCGCCGGGATAAATCAAATGCGGGTTCCCAATTTGATCATTGGCTTGCCAAATATCAGGCCAGCGCCATGGTGTTTGTAAAAAACGTGCCGATATATCCCAAAGCGTATCTCCCTTTACAACCACATAACGATCTGGGTGCGATGGGTTTAACTTAATATCAGCGGCCAGTACACTCCAACTAAACACCATGCCAAGTAGCAATACTATTAATTTTTTCATAGCCATGATCTTCCTTTTTATTGGCAAATTAAGAACGTTCTAAGTCTAGCTTAAAATATTCACTATTCAAAGTTTAACCTAAATTAGTTAGAATTCCCCTCAAACAACTGAGCGAAAACGCACATTTCTTCATTTCACTATGCCAAAACTAGACATTCTTCACTTCCCAGACAAGCGACTTCGCACCAAAGCAGTTGAAATTAAAAGCGTTGATGACGACTTGCGCCTTTTTATCGACGACATGTACGAAACAATGTACGAAGCGCCCGGCATCGGCCTTGCCGCAACACAGGTGGATTTTCACAAGCGTCTTATCGTGATTGACGTATCAGAAGATAATAATGAGCCCCTATGCTTTATCAACCCTGTTATCACGCACAAAGAGGGCGTTGAAATCATGCAGGAAGGTTGTCTTTCTGTCCCCGGTTTCTACGAGGATATTGAACGAGCAGATTCCGTTACCGTCAAAGCATTGGACAAGCAGGGGGAACCTTTTGAAATGACTACCGGCGGCTTATTAGCCGTTTGCATACAACACGAAATCGATCATTTAGACGGCAAGTTATTCGTGGATTATCTCTCGCCCCTGAAACGTAATCGAATTAGGAAAAAGCTTGAGCGCATGGAAAAAGAGCATACAGAACCAAAAGCTCAATCTAACCCCGTCCTATAAGCCTCCTATCATGAATATTATTTTTGCAGGTACGCCCGACTTTTCAGTGCCTACGTTAAAAGCACTCATTACAAGCGAACATAAGATTTGCGCCGTCTACACACAACCCGACAGGCCAGCAGGGCGGGGGCGTAAATTACAAATTAGCCCTATCAAGCAATCTGCTTTAGAGGCAAACATACCCGTCGAGCAACCACTCAACTTTAAGTCGGCAGAATCACTCGAAACATTAAGTTCCTATCAGCCTGACCTAATGATCGTAGTCGCATACGGCATTATTTTGCCTGAAAGTATTTTAAATGCACCACGATTTGGCTGCATCAATATCCACGCTTCGCTATTGCCACGTTGGCGAGGAGCCGCTCCGATCCAGCGCGCCATCTTATCTGGTGACAAGCAAACCGGCGTTACCTTAATGCAAATGGACAAGGGGCTAGATACCGGCGACATGCTTTCAACGCTTACTTGCCCAATAGCACCGAAAGACACATCTAGCAGCCTGCACGACACTTTATCCACTTTGGGTGCCAGCGCGTTGCTCGACCTACTGCCGCTGGTTGAAAACGACCAACTAGAGCCCGTCTCACAACCCAGTTCTGACGTAACCTATGCCCACAAGCTGAGCAAACAAGAAGCATCGATTGATTGGAACCAGCCAGCCACCGAGGTTCAACGCGCGATCCAAGGTTACAACCCTTGGCCCGTTGCACACACCCTGATTAACGAAAAACCCCTACGCATCTGGCAGGCTAAAGCCACCGGCGAACGCTCCGGCAACAATCCCGGGCAAATTAAAACAGAAAAAAACAAATTATTTATCGCCTGTGCAGATTATTACATTGAAATCACTGAGTTACAGCCCGCTAACAAACGGCGCATGCCTGCCAGCGATTACCTTGCCGCGCATCAAATTAACGGTCTCACGCTAGGATCATGAATTCAAAAAATAAAACACCAACGTCCGCTAGAGAAACTGCTGTCGTCGTTATTTGCGCGGTCATTCAACAAGGAAAGTCTCTTACCGACGCGCTAAGCCTGAGCGAAAACCTAGAACCTAGAGAACGTGCGTTTTGTCGAGAGCTCTGCTACGGCACTCTTCGCTGGTACGAGCGGCTAAACGCCATTCTCAAACAGTTATTGAAAAAACCGTTCAAGCCGAAAGATATCGACATCACGGTCCTCGCTCTAGTCGGTTTATATCAAATAATTTACCTCAGCACGCCTGATCACGCCGCCGTCTCCGAAACGGTTAATCTGTGCAGAAGTGGTAAAAAAAGTTGGGCGAAAGGCGTCCTAAACGGTGTATTACGCAACTTCCTTCGTAACCGTGAATCACTAGAAACCACCGCCGATAAAAACTGGGAACAACGCTTCTCCCACCCAAGCTGGCTTGTTCAACAGCTAAAGTTAGACTGGGGCGAACGCATTGAAAGTATTCTAGATGCGAATAACCATTACCCACCGATGTCGATACGGGTTAATCAAAAAAATACAACGCGGGACGACTACCTAAGCCAATTAAAAGAAAGCGGCATTGCTGCGTCGGAAAACCCGTTCAACACGGTTGGCTTAACGCTAGAGCATCCAGTGAATGTCGACCAATTGCCTGATTTTTGGCAAGGCGCATCATCGGTACAAGACAGTGCCGCACAATTAGCGGCTGAACTGCTCAACATTAAAGACGGCCAACGCGTACTCGATGTATGCGCCGCGCCGGGTGGCAAAACGGCACATATACTCGAAAACGCGCCTGACAACATTGCGCTGTTAGCCATTGATATTGACGAAAGGCGAAACCAACGCGTTATAGAAAACCTGCAACGCTTAAAGTTAAACGCCGAGGTTATGACCGTCGATGGTTTAGAACCTAACGAATGGTTTGATGGCACTCCCTTTCAGCGCATTTTACTGGACGCCCCCTGCTCAGCGACCGGTGTCATTAGGCGGCACCCCGATATCAAACTACTGCGCAAAGCATCTGACATCCCAGCCCTCGTTAAGCTACAAAACGCATTACTGAACGCCATTTGGCCATTACTGGATAAAAAGGGTGTGCTTTTGTACGCCACCTGCTCTATATTATCCGCAGAGAACAGCCAGCAGATGTCGGCATTTATGGCCGAACACCCTGACGCAAAAGAAATCAAAATAAAGGCCGAGTGGGGCCAAACCTGCGAACACGGTAGGCAGATTTTACCCGGCGAGAACAACATGGATGGCTT encodes the following:
- the rsmB gene encoding 16S rRNA (cytosine(967)-C(5))-methyltransferase RsmB; translated protein: MNSKNKTPTSARETAVVVICAVIQQGKSLTDALSLSENLEPRERAFCRELCYGTLRWYERLNAILKQLLKKPFKPKDIDITVLALVGLYQIIYLSTPDHAAVSETVNLCRSGKKSWAKGVLNGVLRNFLRNRESLETTADKNWEQRFSHPSWLVQQLKLDWGERIESILDANNHYPPMSIRVNQKNTTRDDYLSQLKESGIAASENPFNTVGLTLEHPVNVDQLPDFWQGASSVQDSAAQLAAELLNIKDGQRVLDVCAAPGGKTAHILENAPDNIALLAIDIDERRNQRVIENLQRLKLNAEVMTVDGLEPNEWFDGTPFQRILLDAPCSATGVIRRHPDIKLLRKASDIPALVKLQNALLNAIWPLLDKKGVLLYATCSILSAENSQQMSAFMAEHPDAKEIKIKAEWGQTCEHGRQILPGENNMDGFYYACLTKT
- the topA gene encoding type I DNA topoisomerase is translated as MSALVIVESPAKAKTIEKYLGKGFTVLASYGHVRDLVPKEGAVDPENDFAMKYSLVERNQRHVQAIAKAMKKADELYLATDPDREGEAISWHVSELLKEKKLLKDKPVYRVVFHEITKKSIQKAIQEPRELSMDMVDAQQARRALDYLVGFNLSPLLWKKIRRGLSAGRVQSPALRLIVERELEIEAFKNREYWSIEAAVKAADQPFKAKLTHFEEKKLTQFSVENAKFANKIKDDIVSVAAGKLLVKKLQKKQRRRNPAAPFTTSTLQQEAARKLGFTTKKTMQIAQQLYEGVTIGSESAGLITYMRTDSVNLAEEAVAEIRELIQTRYGKENVPKTAPVYKTKSKNAQEAHEAIRPSSAARIPEEIRGSLSNDQYKLYLLIWKRTVASQMVNALIDGVSADLTCGKGHVFRATGSTVNKPGFMSVYLEGKDDSKADDDNKENLLPPMKEGELIDLLDVTPNQHFTEPPPRYGEASLVKALEEHGIGRPSTYASIISTLQNRDYVELETKRFYPTDVGRIVNKFLTQHFTNYVDYDFTAKLEDDLDAVSRGEKNWLPLMRMFWQPFKTLIDDKEVSVQRSDVTQEALDEKCPECGKQLSIRLGRNGRFIGCTDYPECGYTRNLNEDAAAAEPEVVEGRSCPKCESNLIIRTGRYGKFIGCSSYPDCKHMEPLEKPKDTNVVCPDCKKGTILERKSRKGKIFYSCSNYPKCKYALWNEPINEPCPSCNWPILTIKTTKRRGTEKVCPQQECSYVTPCEEIAKPE
- a CDS encoding DUF494 domain-containing protein, which translates into the protein MKETIFEVLVYLFEHYIDVGDEKAIEQGALKKELLEAGFTENYVDRAFDWMDELTLQPSAVVEHYAGQSSIRIYSTEERVRFDVDAQGFLLFLEQAGIIDMTRRELIIDRAMALGDAILTVDHVKWVALMVLFSQSGMEGHYSQMEELVYGDIPFELH
- a CDS encoding LysM domain-containing protein; amino-acid sequence: MKKLIVLLLGMVFSWSVLAADIKLNPSHPDRYVVVKGDTLWDISARFLQTPWRWPDIWQANDQIGNPHLIYPGDIIELSFIDGVPRLTLKRGNGKLSPSIRRSSLGDAIPAIPIDAINAFLNNPRVMTQEEYDSAPYVVAFDDGHILGSPGYKAYVRSFQNGIADGYVVVRQGEEYLDGETGESLGFESVYIAESAVKLKGDPATVMLSKSTREVRKGDRLLPAIIGPIVQNYFPRAPDSDIKGRIVGVVDGVSQVAQYDVVVIDRGEQDGVEVGHVLQVDRAGETVRDVIAGGGEEVTLPDEKAGALMVFRVFDRVSYGLVMQSSRVIHRHDVVHTP
- the dprA gene encoding DNA-processing protein DprA, producing MADINGPDGVCTSSGLSRSDARAWLALWRVKGIGAKRYLALLELFASPESIFSASTAELRQAGLSATIAEQIKNFDYRKIEPDLKWLERESCHLMCWHDDDYPVLLKEIADPPPVLFIRGDRSLLGSLQIAMVGTRNPSPMALKTTQAFAKSFANFGLTVTSGLALGVDQAAHKGALEGNGYTIAVAATGLDRVYPASHKPLAEEIIKTGAIVSEFPIGTQPKPGYFPRRNRIISGLSLGVLVVEAAIKSGTLVTAKHAMEQGREVFAIPGSIHNPLAKGCHHLIRQGAKLIETADDVLEELGHLSSIAVGESDAQRAKPALNISPVEGDYVVLLEKIAFDPTSVDELIAETDFTAEEISSMLLVLELQGLVSSAPGGLFYRCSAE
- the def gene encoding peptide deformylase; protein product: MPKLDILHFPDKRLRTKAVEIKSVDDDLRLFIDDMYETMYEAPGIGLAATQVDFHKRLIVIDVSEDNNEPLCFINPVITHKEGVEIMQEGCLSVPGFYEDIERADSVTVKALDKQGEPFEMTTGGLLAVCIQHEIDHLDGKLFVDYLSPLKRNRIRKKLERMEKEHTEPKAQSNPVL
- the fmt gene encoding methionyl-tRNA formyltransferase, whose amino-acid sequence is MNIIFAGTPDFSVPTLKALITSEHKICAVYTQPDRPAGRGRKLQISPIKQSALEANIPVEQPLNFKSAESLETLSSYQPDLMIVVAYGIILPESILNAPRFGCINIHASLLPRWRGAAPIQRAILSGDKQTGVTLMQMDKGLDTGDMLSTLTCPIAPKDTSSSLHDTLSTLGASALLDLLPLVENDQLEPVSQPSSDVTYAHKLSKQEASIDWNQPATEVQRAIQGYNPWPVAHTLINEKPLRIWQAKATGERSGNNPGQIKTEKNKLFIACADYYIEITELQPANKRRMPASDYLAAHQINGLTLGS